One part of the Tunicatimonas pelagia genome encodes these proteins:
- the dut gene encoding dUTP diphosphatase → MQVKIVNKSEHPLPAYQTEHAAGMDVHAAIDAPVTLQSLERALISTGFFMELPVGYEAQVRPRSGLAYKHGLTVLNSPGTIDADYRGEVKVLLVNLSNEAYTVQPGERIAQIVVAKHEQIRWQAVESLSETTRGAGGYGSTGKQLRMDND, encoded by the coding sequence ATTCAAGTAAAAATTGTCAATAAATCTGAACATCCCCTCCCCGCTTACCAGACCGAACATGCTGCCGGTATGGATGTACACGCGGCCATCGACGCTCCGGTCACGCTACAATCGCTAGAAAGAGCGTTAATCAGCACTGGGTTTTTCATGGAACTTCCGGTGGGCTACGAAGCTCAGGTGCGCCCCCGTAGCGGATTAGCCTACAAACACGGCCTTACCGTATTGAATAGCCCCGGCACTATCGACGCCGACTATCGAGGCGAAGTGAAAGTACTGCTAGTAAATTTGTCTAACGAAGCCTACACCGTACAGCCCGGCGAACGAATTGCCCAGATAGTAGTAGCTAAACACGAGCAAATTCGCTGGCAAGCCGTAGAGTCGCTCAGCGAAACCACTCGCGGAGCTGGTGGCTACGGTAGCACTGGCAAGCAATTGAGAATGGATAATGATTAA
- the yihA gene encoding ribosome biogenesis GTP-binding protein YihA/YsxC — protein MKIKQSEFVKSSVELDQCPEGTLPEFAFIGRSNVGKSSLINMLTERRKLAKTSNTPGKTQTINHFLINQQWYLVDLPGYGYAKVSKTTRDDWGKMIENYLLNRQQLVNLFVLIDSRIPPQNIDLSFIDWLGQHAIPFTIIFTKADKQNEKKTRKSIRAFQEAMRETWEELPPMLTSSSVTKAGREDILEYLGGLLVL, from the coding sequence ATGAAGATTAAGCAGTCGGAGTTCGTAAAGAGTAGTGTGGAGCTCGATCAGTGTCCGGAAGGAACATTGCCGGAGTTTGCTTTTATAGGACGCTCCAACGTAGGAAAATCTTCGCTTATCAACATGCTAACCGAGCGAAGGAAGCTAGCGAAAACCTCCAATACTCCCGGTAAAACCCAAACTATCAATCACTTTCTGATTAATCAGCAATGGTACTTGGTAGACCTACCCGGTTACGGCTACGCTAAAGTAAGTAAAACTACCCGAGATGACTGGGGAAAGATGATTGAAAATTATTTACTCAATCGCCAGCAACTGGTCAACCTGTTCGTATTGATTGACTCCCGCATTCCACCCCAAAATATTGACCTGTCTTTTATTGATTGGCTCGGTCAACACGCTATTCCTTTTACTATTATTTTTACGAAGGCTGACAAGCAGAACGAGAAGAAGACCCGAAAATCTATCCGAGCCTTTCAAGAAGCGATGCGCGAAACCTGGGAAGAACTTCCCCCCATGCTAACCAGTTCATCTGTAACTAAAGCCGGACGGGAGGATATTCTAGAGTATTTAGGTGGTTTGTTGGTGCTATAG
- a CDS encoding enoyl-CoA hydratase/isomerase family protein yields the protein MANYKYIDTEVKDGILTLTIDREDKLNALNKATLEEIGEAFQEIYDDSDVKAVVIIGSGERAFVAGADIAEVSELNEVNGRKFAEVGQEVFASIEKCDKPVVAAVHGFALGGGCELAMACHIRIASRSAVFGQPEVNLGLIPGFGGTQRLPNLVGRGRALEIMMTGDTISAERAYEIGLVNQLVEDKAALVDYCERLLKKITSKAPLAIGMVVDCVNAAYEAEENGYQTEANSFAACCKSRDFVEGTQAFLEKRAPQFTGE from the coding sequence ATGGCAAATTATAAATATATCGACACCGAGGTGAAGGATGGTATCTTAACGCTTACCATCGATCGGGAAGATAAGCTGAATGCATTGAATAAGGCAACGCTAGAAGAAATAGGCGAAGCTTTTCAGGAAATTTACGACGATAGCGATGTAAAAGCGGTGGTTATTATCGGATCGGGCGAGCGAGCCTTTGTAGCCGGAGCCGATATTGCAGAAGTCTCTGAACTCAATGAAGTAAACGGACGCAAATTTGCCGAGGTGGGGCAAGAAGTATTTGCTTCTATCGAGAAATGTGATAAACCGGTGGTGGCTGCGGTTCACGGATTTGCCTTAGGCGGAGGCTGTGAGTTGGCGATGGCCTGCCACATCCGGATTGCTTCCCGAAGTGCTGTTTTCGGTCAGCCAGAAGTTAATTTAGGTCTGATTCCCGGATTCGGGGGAACCCAACGGCTGCCGAACTTGGTGGGCCGAGGGCGAGCTTTGGAAATAATGATGACCGGCGATACAATCTCAGCGGAGCGGGCCTACGAAATTGGTTTGGTTAATCAACTGGTAGAAGATAAAGCCGCGTTGGTAGACTACTGCGAGCGTTTACTGAAAAAAATCACTTCTAAAGCTCCACTAGCAATTGGTATGGTGGTAGACTGTGTAAACGCTGCCTACGAAGCCGAAGAGAACGGCTATCAAACCGAAGCCAATAGCTTTGCCGCCTGCTGCAAGTCGCGCGACTTTGTGGAGGGAACCCAAGCCTTCTTAGAGAAGCGCGCTCCCCAATTTACCGGCGAATAG
- a CDS encoding glycosyltransferase family 2 protein has protein sequence MVGQPLVSVIALCYNHAQFLEEALSSIAQQTYSAIEVILVDDASTDASVNLAKRYLEKNPFTYPIKTLFLSENAGNCTAFNRGLALASGKYIIDFATDDSMLPQRIEQQVAYFESLSNDYGVVFTEAEYVDEGGRHLWYHYQDRLKHVRPIPVGDVYADVLAQYFISAPTMMIRKQVLDELGGYDEQLAYEDFDFWVRSARTWKYAYLDICTTQVRKHVDSMSAQQYHPGDPKLHSTYLVCRKALKMTETTQECRSLLMRILFELKPAIFKKHWKTAYLFSILLFNTIQNMITKPKTLSTH, from the coding sequence ATGGTAGGCCAACCGTTGGTATCGGTGATCGCCCTCTGCTACAATCACGCCCAATTCTTAGAAGAAGCCTTATCTTCAATAGCTCAACAAACATATTCGGCAATAGAGGTTATTTTAGTAGATGATGCCAGCACTGATGCTAGTGTTAACCTTGCAAAAAGATACTTGGAAAAGAATCCATTTACTTACCCGATAAAGACGCTTTTTTTGTCCGAAAATGCAGGGAACTGCACCGCTTTTAACCGAGGGCTAGCTTTAGCCAGCGGTAAGTACATTATTGATTTTGCTACCGACGATAGCATGCTTCCCCAACGGATTGAACAGCAGGTGGCGTACTTTGAAAGCTTATCAAACGATTACGGAGTTGTGTTTACCGAAGCCGAGTATGTAGACGAAGGCGGAAGACACCTCTGGTACCACTACCAAGATCGCCTAAAGCACGTTCGCCCTATTCCGGTAGGTGATGTGTACGCTGACGTACTAGCTCAATATTTCATTTCGGCTCCGACTATGATGATAAGAAAACAGGTGCTAGACGAATTGGGTGGCTACGACGAACAACTGGCTTACGAAGATTTCGACTTCTGGGTGCGTTCGGCCCGAACGTGGAAGTATGCTTACCTAGACATATGTACTACGCAGGTGCGTAAACACGTAGATTCTATGTCAGCTCAACAATACCACCCCGGCGATCCGAAATTGCATTCAACGTATTTAGTTTGCCGAAAAGCCTTGAAAATGACTGAGACTACACAGGAATGTCGATCTCTACTGATGAGAATACTTTTTGAGTTAAAGCCCGCTATCTTTAAGAAACATTGGAAAACAGCTTATTTATTTAGTATTTTATTATTTAATACCATACAAAATATGATCACTAAACCAAAAACTCTTTCCACTCATTAA
- a CDS encoding DUF5606 family protein, which produces MDLSEIAAIAGKGGLFHVLKPSRSGMIVESLDEQKKKMMVNMNQRVSVLKEVSIYTTDAEGAVPLEDVFQKIHEEFGDDPGVDTSDGEELKAFLKHVVPEYDESRVYVSDMKKLVNWYSILLKYAPEAVQPPDELQEKEKGDSEEVEVAPEPTTPEEND; this is translated from the coding sequence ATGGATTTAAGCGAAATTGCTGCAATTGCGGGGAAAGGCGGATTATTTCACGTACTAAAGCCTTCCCGTTCCGGTATGATTGTAGAATCACTGGACGAGCAGAAGAAGAAAATGATGGTGAATATGAACCAGCGGGTCTCAGTGCTCAAAGAAGTATCTATCTACACTACTGATGCCGAGGGTGCCGTTCCGTTGGAAGATGTATTTCAAAAGATTCACGAAGAATTTGGCGACGACCCCGGCGTAGATACCTCGGACGGTGAAGAACTGAAGGCGTTCCTCAAACACGTAGTACCCGAGTACGACGAAAGTCGCGTATACGTCTCGGACATGAAAAAGCTCGTTAACTGGTACAGCATACTACTGAAATACGCCCCAGAGGCTGTTCAACCACCAGATGAGCTCCAAGAAAAAGAAAAGGGAGATTCAGAGGAAGTTGAAGTAGCCCCGGAGCCAACCACCCCAGAAGAGAATGACTAA
- a CDS encoding NADP-dependent isocitrate dehydrogenase: MSEKRKITVAHGDGIGPEIMKATLAILEAAGAAIEPEVIEIGEQVYHRGVSSGIEPSSWDSLRSTQVFLKAPITTPQGGGFKSLNVTTRKTLGLYANVRPCRSYNPYVPTRHDEIDMVIVRENEEDLYAGIEHQQTEEVVQCLKLVSRPGCEKIIRYAFEYAEAYDRKKVTCFSKDNIMKLTDGLFHRTFDEIAKEYPDIENDHMIIDIGSAILADKPETLDVVVTLNLYGDIISDIAAQIAGSVGLGGSANIGESCAMFEAIHGSAPTIAGKDVANPSGLINAAIMMLVHIEQPEVATHINNAWLYTLESGVHTADIYRIGRSKELVGTQAFAEEIIKNLGKTPKRLHPADYHQIKGRKLHYSTPPNPDRQKDLVGVDVFIDWNESDRNPNVIGEGLSAISGDDFTLRVITNRGVKVYPDGLPETFCTDHWRCRFVAEEGKTVSHQQIIRLLNRLDENNFDFIKTEQLYNIDGQRAYSLAQGQ, from the coding sequence ATGTCAGAAAAACGGAAGATTACAGTTGCTCACGGCGACGGAATTGGCCCAGAAATTATGAAAGCCACTTTGGCCATTTTAGAGGCTGCGGGAGCAGCCATAGAACCGGAGGTGATTGAAATTGGGGAGCAGGTCTACCATCGGGGCGTGAGTTCAGGTATTGAACCTTCCTCCTGGGATTCGTTACGAAGTACCCAAGTTTTTCTGAAAGCACCTATCACCACTCCACAAGGAGGAGGTTTTAAATCGTTGAACGTAACTACCCGGAAAACACTGGGGTTGTACGCCAATGTACGTCCCTGCCGATCGTATAATCCGTATGTACCTACCCGCCACGATGAAATTGATATGGTGATTGTGCGGGAAAACGAGGAAGATTTGTACGCAGGTATTGAGCATCAGCAGACTGAGGAGGTAGTGCAGTGCCTGAAATTGGTGAGTCGCCCCGGATGCGAGAAAATAATTCGCTATGCCTTCGAGTATGCCGAAGCCTACGACCGCAAGAAAGTGACTTGCTTCTCTAAAGATAATATTATGAAGCTGACCGATGGCTTGTTTCACCGAACATTTGATGAGATAGCCAAGGAGTACCCCGATATTGAGAATGACCACATGATTATTGATATTGGCTCAGCTATTCTGGCGGATAAACCCGAGACGCTAGACGTTGTTGTTACCCTTAACCTCTACGGCGATATTATTTCTGATATTGCAGCTCAGATTGCCGGATCAGTAGGCTTGGGTGGCTCGGCGAATATTGGCGAGAGCTGCGCAATGTTTGAAGCTATTCATGGTTCAGCCCCGACCATTGCCGGAAAAGATGTTGCTAATCCTTCGGGATTAATTAACGCGGCTATTATGATGCTAGTTCATATTGAGCAACCAGAAGTTGCAACGCACATTAATAACGCTTGGCTCTACACCTTAGAATCAGGAGTGCATACGGCAGATATCTACCGAATTGGTAGGAGTAAGGAACTGGTAGGCACGCAGGCTTTTGCCGAAGAAATAATTAAAAATTTAGGTAAAACTCCCAAACGTCTGCATCCGGCTGATTACCACCAGATAAAAGGAAGAAAATTGCATTACAGTACGCCACCTAATCCTGACCGCCAGAAAGATTTGGTTGGGGTAGATGTATTCATCGACTGGAACGAAAGTGACCGTAATCCCAACGTTATTGGCGAAGGGCTATCAGCGATTAGCGGTGATGATTTTACGCTGCGAGTAATCACTAACCGCGGGGTAAAGGTATATCCTGATGGTTTGCCCGAAACGTTTTGCACTGACCACTGGCGTTGCCGATTTGTGGCGGAGGAAGGTAAAACTGTTTCTCACCAGCAAATCATTAGGTTGCTGAACCGCCTAGACGAGAACAACTTCGATTTTATTAAGACAGAGCAGTTGTATAACATTGATGGCCAGCGAGCGTACTCATTAGCGCAAGGGCAATAA
- a CDS encoding sulfotransferase family protein: MSQPSSSQIQDWFPNLFIPGAGRSGTTTLHYCLNQHPEIYMAQDKEPHFFSNDRTFQLLHEYYEPLFRKGIGCRYRGEASVAYMSSTKAIKRIAVWTQYPKFIFILRNPIDRAISHYCYRVGQGFENKSFKEAFSSSSTIQNKENIHASYCTEGYYGQWLERYYHAFGKDAIHVITTEELSRHPEEAIASCFLFLGLPSLVDVVIPKLNPSIQLKKPQLYKNIVEMMSEKSESWWKKKYQELVPSRSRITIRRSVVRLLEYSKNKMFATKEPPLFDEETREWIANYYHSDVSNLKKATGRQFNEWKEFLV; this comes from the coding sequence ATGTCTCAACCTTCTTCCTCTCAGATACAAGATTGGTTTCCCAACCTGTTTATCCCCGGAGCAGGTAGATCAGGTACTACTACTTTACACTACTGCCTTAATCAGCATCCGGAGATTTATATGGCGCAAGACAAAGAACCTCATTTTTTTAGTAATGATCGCACTTTTCAGTTATTACACGAATACTATGAGCCGTTATTCAGAAAAGGTATAGGATGTCGCTATCGAGGCGAAGCTAGCGTGGCCTATATGAGTAGCACAAAAGCTATTAAGCGAATAGCTGTATGGACTCAATACCCAAAGTTTATTTTCATACTTCGTAATCCTATTGATAGGGCTATCTCTCATTACTGTTATCGAGTAGGCCAAGGCTTTGAGAACAAAAGTTTTAAAGAAGCATTCAGCAGTAGCTCGACTATACAGAATAAAGAAAATATACATGCATCTTACTGTACGGAAGGATACTACGGGCAATGGCTAGAGCGCTACTATCATGCCTTTGGAAAAGATGCTATTCATGTTATTACCACTGAGGAGCTGTCTCGACACCCAGAAGAAGCAATAGCTTCTTGTTTCCTATTTTTAGGCTTACCCAGTTTAGTAGACGTAGTAATTCCCAAGTTAAACCCAAGTATACAGTTAAAAAAACCGCAGCTATACAAGAATATAGTGGAAATGATGTCTGAAAAAAGCGAGAGTTGGTGGAAAAAGAAGTATCAAGAATTAGTGCCTAGTCGTAGCAGAATTACTATCCGAAGAAGCGTAGTGCGTTTATTAGAATACAGTAAAAACAAAATGTTTGCTACTAAGGAACCGCCACTTTTTGATGAAGAAACAAGAGAATGGATAGCGAACTACTATCATTCAGATGTCAGCAACCTTAAAAAGGCTACGGGGCGACAGTTTAATGAGTGGAAAGAGTTTTTGGTTTAG
- a CDS encoding oligosaccharide flippase family protein: protein MNPLKKLAGQTALYGVSTILGRVLNYALVPIHTSILTESQFGKMSELYAYVALFNILYTFGMETAYFRFASQKKYQSDQITIFRSALTWVLLISFTVSALLFWQAPTIAQWLGYPEDAHIVRWLAIIMLLDAFVAIPFAQLRLENKAKWFVITKLSNLGLQIGLQLFFLLLLPQLMNPSVWFASEEGVISVSYVFLANLIASLVTPLFLWQWLIKFRPVWDHRFIKPMLAYASPILLMGLAGMINERIDIILFADLLPENFYPDKTSLQALGTYGASVKLSIFMLLAVQAFRYAGEPFFFSGAEDKNAPSLFAQVMHYFTVFSILILVAVSINVELIGTIFLRSEGFRDALYVVPFLLFGKMLYGIYINLSVWFKITDRPIFGTIIASVGAVVTLVVNIGLIPVLGYLGCAVASISCYFIMCSVCYYYGRKYYPIPYFFGPSLTYLIAGIGLIYLSFAVDLTSVLGENGLNIGLTLLFTLIVFLREKKSLQTYSKA, encoded by the coding sequence ATGAATCCACTCAAAAAATTAGCCGGACAAACCGCCCTTTACGGGGTTAGCACCATTCTGGGGCGGGTTCTTAACTATGCTCTTGTTCCAATTCATACTAGTATACTTACCGAGTCGCAATTCGGGAAGATGAGCGAACTGTACGCCTACGTAGCTCTATTTAATATACTGTATACTTTCGGCATGGAAACCGCCTATTTTCGCTTTGCCTCTCAGAAAAAGTATCAGTCCGACCAAATCACAATCTTCCGATCAGCACTTACCTGGGTCTTATTAATTAGCTTTACAGTATCAGCTTTGCTATTCTGGCAGGCACCCACTATTGCCCAGTGGCTAGGTTACCCGGAGGATGCTCACATTGTTCGATGGCTAGCCATCATTATGCTGCTAGATGCGTTTGTCGCTATTCCGTTTGCCCAACTACGCTTGGAGAACAAGGCAAAATGGTTTGTTATTACCAAGCTGTCCAATCTTGGTTTGCAGATCGGGCTTCAGTTATTCTTTCTGCTGCTGCTACCCCAACTTATGAACCCTTCGGTTTGGTTTGCCAGCGAAGAAGGAGTAATCAGCGTGAGTTACGTATTTCTGGCCAACCTAATCGCTAGCTTAGTAACCCCACTTTTTTTGTGGCAATGGCTGATCAAATTTCGGCCGGTTTGGGATCATCGCTTTATTAAGCCTATGCTTGCCTACGCTTCTCCTATTCTGCTCATGGGCTTAGCCGGTATGATTAACGAGCGGATTGATATTATTTTGTTCGCCGATCTACTACCGGAAAATTTCTACCCGGATAAAACTTCACTACAAGCTTTAGGTACGTACGGAGCCAGTGTGAAGCTAAGTATCTTCATGCTGCTGGCGGTACAAGCCTTTCGCTACGCGGGTGAACCTTTCTTTTTTTCGGGAGCTGAAGACAAAAATGCACCCTCACTCTTTGCCCAAGTAATGCACTATTTTACGGTCTTCAGTATCCTTATTCTGGTAGCCGTAAGTATTAATGTAGAGCTTATCGGGACTATTTTTCTGCGAAGTGAAGGTTTCAGGGACGCACTGTATGTCGTCCCGTTTCTGCTGTTTGGAAAAATGCTTTACGGTATATACATCAATCTTTCGGTATGGTTTAAAATCACTGATCGACCTATTTTCGGAACAATCATCGCCAGCGTGGGTGCGGTAGTTACTTTAGTAGTCAATATCGGTCTCATTCCCGTACTGGGTTACTTGGGTTGTGCCGTAGCCAGTATTTCTTGCTATTTTATAATGTGCTCCGTGTGTTACTACTACGGACGAAAGTACTACCCTATTCCCTACTTCTTTGGCCCGTCACTGACTTACCTAATTGCTGGTATTGGCTTGATTTATCTATCATTTGCCGTAGATTTAACGTCAGTTCTCGGGGAAAACGGTTTGAATATTGGACTAACCCTGTTATTTACCCTAATCGTTTTCTTGCGAGAAAAGAAGAGCCTACAGACCTACAGTAAAGCCTAA